A window from Vulcanimicrobium alpinum encodes these proteins:
- a CDS encoding HpcH/HpaI aldolase family protein: protein MRDNDVRKKLAAGEAALGIWVSIADPLAVEMLAIGGWDWLLIDMEHGPVPLSDAATMVTAIRAGGATPFVRPAWNESAQIQRVLDLGAYGIIVPVVNDVDAARAVVRDARFPPLGERSRGGVRANLAFRTDPNTYSERANDTVSVFVQTETREAAENAVAILAVDGVDGLFVGPNDLAASYGMRYPDAWNSDGPYMDAVRRIPQQCRDAGKVAGILARDAAQAKEMLALGYRFVGVISDMSCLTTGAAAALREVRGAVR, encoded by the coding sequence GTGCGCGATAACGACGTCCGGAAGAAACTCGCTGCCGGCGAAGCGGCGCTCGGCATCTGGGTGAGCATCGCCGACCCGCTCGCCGTCGAGATGCTTGCGATCGGCGGCTGGGATTGGCTCCTCATCGACATGGAGCACGGTCCCGTCCCGCTCTCCGACGCGGCGACGATGGTGACCGCGATCCGCGCCGGCGGCGCGACGCCGTTCGTGCGCCCCGCATGGAACGAGAGCGCGCAGATCCAGCGCGTTCTCGATCTGGGCGCGTACGGGATCATCGTGCCGGTGGTCAACGACGTCGACGCGGCGCGCGCGGTCGTGCGCGACGCGCGCTTCCCGCCGCTGGGCGAACGCAGCCGCGGCGGCGTCCGCGCAAACCTCGCTTTCCGCACCGATCCGAACACGTACAGCGAGCGCGCGAACGACACCGTCAGTGTCTTCGTGCAGACCGAGACCCGCGAAGCAGCCGAGAACGCCGTTGCGATCCTCGCCGTAGACGGCGTCGATGGGCTCTTCGTCGGCCCCAACGACCTCGCCGCATCCTACGGGATGCGCTATCCGGATGCGTGGAACAGCGACGGCCCGTACATGGACGCCGTGCGCCGCATCCCGCAGCAGTGCCGCGACGCCGGAAAAGTAGCGGGGATCCTGGCGCGCGACGCGGCGCAGGCGAAAGAGATGCTCGCGCTCGGCTATCGCTTCGTCGGGGTGATCAGCGACATGTCGTGCTTGACCACCGGCGCCGCGGCGGCGCTGCGCGAGGTGCGCGGCGCGGTTCGATGA
- a CDS encoding glycoside hydrolase 5 family protein → MRFSVGINYWPNRSAMAMWERFDAGEIREDFARIAALGLDTVRFFLRWADFQPQPDTVEPTMLARLEAFADLAAEAGLRTMPTLFCGHMSGVNWLPSWSLDPATPAGRFRTITERGESNRGIGDFYRGALLGAQLVFARAAGERLRAHPAVCAWDLGNEFTNLREPDDEYVAADWSRRLTKALEETSGIPVTAGTHGEDLTRDRNLRLGSLCASFAYATMHGYPVYSAFARNRLDPEVVPFLAHLTAGFSRKPILFSELGAPTCPGRKLSPFDRIALPDEPPTPTISPDDPVLATYACLTETETADYCTAVLERLHADGRLGAWWWCWADYADALRDEPPFDRAPHERSFGIIRSDGTSKPVADALAAFARQRRSVLPTNDIPLIADTYYYRTLPQSTLTLYDGFLRAVEERGGRAG, encoded by the coding sequence GTGCGCTTCTCTGTCGGGATCAACTACTGGCCCAATCGCAGTGCGATGGCGATGTGGGAGCGGTTCGACGCGGGCGAGATCCGCGAGGACTTCGCGCGGATCGCGGCGCTCGGGCTCGACACCGTGCGATTCTTCCTGCGTTGGGCCGACTTTCAGCCGCAGCCCGACACGGTCGAACCGACGATGCTTGCCCGGCTCGAGGCGTTCGCCGATCTCGCTGCGGAGGCCGGCCTGCGCACGATGCCGACGCTCTTCTGCGGCCACATGAGCGGAGTGAACTGGCTGCCGTCGTGGTCGCTCGATCCGGCAACGCCTGCCGGGCGCTTCCGCACCATCACCGAGCGCGGAGAATCCAATCGCGGAATCGGCGATTTCTATCGCGGCGCGCTGCTCGGCGCACAGCTCGTGTTCGCTCGTGCCGCCGGCGAGCGGCTGCGCGCGCATCCCGCAGTCTGCGCGTGGGATCTCGGTAACGAGTTCACCAACTTGCGCGAACCCGACGACGAGTACGTCGCCGCCGACTGGTCGCGCCGCTTGACGAAAGCGCTCGAGGAGACATCGGGAATTCCGGTGACCGCCGGGACGCACGGTGAGGACCTCACCCGCGATCGCAACCTGCGCCTCGGCTCGCTGTGCGCGTCGTTCGCCTACGCGACGATGCACGGCTATCCGGTGTACAGCGCATTCGCGCGCAATCGGCTCGATCCCGAAGTGGTGCCGTTTCTCGCGCATCTCACCGCGGGATTCTCCCGCAAGCCCATCCTCTTCAGCGAGCTCGGAGCGCCGACGTGTCCGGGACGCAAGCTCTCGCCGTTCGATCGCATCGCCCTCCCCGACGAACCGCCGACGCCGACGATCTCACCCGACGATCCGGTACTCGCGACGTATGCGTGTCTGACGGAAACCGAAACTGCCGACTACTGCACCGCCGTGCTCGAACGTCTTCACGCCGACGGCCGCCTCGGCGCGTGGTGGTGGTGCTGGGCAGATTACGCCGACGCGCTGCGCGACGAGCCGCCCTTCGATCGCGCGCCGCACGAGCGGTCGTTCGGGATCATCCGCAGCGACGGCACGTCCAAGCCCGTCGCCGATGCGCTGGCTGCCTTCGCCCGTCAACGTCGCTCGGTGCTGCCGACGAACGATATCCCGCTGATCGCCGACACCTACTACTACCGCACGCTGCCGCAGAGCACGCTGACGCTCTACGACGGCTTCCTGCGCGCGGTCGAGGAACGCGGCGGCCGGGCGGGGTAA
- the purE gene encoding 5-(carboxyamino)imidazole ribonucleotide mutase, with the protein MSESPRVGIVMGSTSDLDTMRAAATMLQELGVAFELKVVSAHRTPDLMFRYASEAAGRGLAVIIAGAGGAAHLPGMIATKTNLPVIGVPVQSKALNGLDSLLSIAQMPAGVPVAAMAIGGAANAALFAARILALQDAALAQRLAERVAKITAEVEAIEL; encoded by the coding sequence ATGAGTGAATCGCCCCGGGTCGGGATCGTCATGGGATCCACCTCCGACCTCGACACGATGCGCGCGGCCGCGACGATGCTCCAGGAACTCGGCGTCGCGTTCGAGCTGAAGGTCGTCTCCGCGCATCGCACGCCGGACTTGATGTTTCGCTACGCGAGCGAGGCAGCGGGTCGTGGGCTTGCGGTGATCATCGCGGGCGCGGGCGGCGCGGCGCACTTGCCGGGGATGATCGCCACCAAGACCAACCTGCCGGTCATCGGGGTCCCGGTGCAGTCGAAGGCGCTCAACGGCCTCGATTCGCTGCTCTCGATCGCGCAGATGCCGGCCGGCGTTCCCGTCGCCGCGATGGCGATCGGCGGTGCGGCGAACGCGGCGCTGTTCGCGGCGCGGATCCTCGCCCTGCAGGATGCGGCGCTCGCGCAGCGCCTCGCCGAACGGGTCGCGAAGATCACGGCCGAGGTCGAGGCGATCGAGCTGTGA